One window of the Brevundimonas goettingensis genome contains the following:
- a CDS encoding circularly permuted type 2 ATP-grasp protein, producing the protein MSGESGSGEIRPSYRTLARWLENAPSDLLQSRSRQAELFFRRMGVTFAVYGDVESNERLIPFDVVPRIIGAKEWEDLEKGLKQRVSAINAFLKDIYGPQECIKAGIVPADLIFTNPHYRPEMQGRRPPGDIWTHICGVDLVRTGEDGFLVLEDNCRTPSGVSYMLENREMMMRLFPDLFAEHRIRPVETYTDMLLASLQASAPAGAGADPNIVVLTPGPYNSAYYEHSFLADKLGVELVEGGDLVVNDDIVYMRTTEGLKRVDVIYRRVDDEFLDPLTFRPDSAVGIPGIMAAYAAGNVTLSNAVGTGVADDKAVYTYMPDIIRFFSGGDPILGNVPTWRCREPEALKEVLDKLPELVVKEVGGSGGYGMLVGPASTKAEIEAFRAKLIADPDDFIAQPTLALSTAPTLEGGNLSPRHVDLRPFVLSSPKGIRVAPGGLTRVALKAGSLVVNSSQGGGTKDTWVLDD; encoded by the coding sequence ATGTCAGGCGAAAGCGGATCCGGCGAGATCCGTCCCAGCTACCGGACCCTGGCCCGGTGGCTCGAGAACGCGCCGTCCGATCTGCTGCAGTCGCGGTCCCGTCAGGCCGAACTCTTCTTCCGCCGCATGGGGGTGACTTTCGCCGTCTATGGCGATGTCGAGTCCAATGAGCGGCTGATCCCCTTCGACGTGGTGCCGCGCATCATCGGGGCGAAGGAGTGGGAGGACCTCGAGAAGGGACTCAAGCAGCGCGTCTCGGCCATCAACGCCTTCCTCAAGGATATCTACGGTCCGCAGGAATGCATCAAGGCGGGCATTGTCCCCGCCGACCTGATTTTCACCAATCCCCACTATCGTCCCGAGATGCAGGGCCGCCGCCCACCGGGCGACATCTGGACCCACATCTGCGGCGTCGATCTGGTCCGCACCGGCGAGGACGGCTTCCTGGTGCTGGAAGACAACTGCCGCACTCCCTCGGGCGTCTCCTACATGCTGGAGAACCGCGAGATGATGATGCGGCTCTTCCCCGACCTGTTCGCCGAGCACCGCATCCGCCCGGTCGAGACCTATACCGACATGCTGCTGGCCAGCCTTCAGGCCTCGGCGCCGGCCGGGGCGGGGGCCGATCCGAACATCGTCGTCCTGACGCCGGGCCCGTACAACTCCGCCTATTACGAACACTCCTTCCTGGCCGACAAACTGGGGGTGGAGCTGGTCGAGGGCGGCGACCTCGTGGTCAATGACGACATCGTCTACATGCGCACGACCGAGGGTCTGAAGCGCGTCGACGTCATCTATCGCCGCGTCGACGATGAGTTCCTCGATCCCCTGACCTTCCGCCCGGACTCGGCGGTCGGCATTCCGGGGATCATGGCGGCCTATGCGGCGGGCAACGTCACCCTGTCGAACGCGGTCGGCACCGGCGTCGCCGACGACAAGGCCGTCTACACCTATATGCCCGACATCATCCGCTTCTTCTCGGGCGGCGATCCGATCCTGGGCAATGTGCCGACCTGGCGCTGCCGCGAGCCGGAAGCGCTCAAGGAGGTGCTCGACAAGCTGCCGGAGCTGGTGGTCAAGGAGGTCGGCGGCTCGGGCGGCTACGGCATGCTGGTGGGGCCCGCCTCGACCAAGGCCGAGATCGAGGCCTTCCGCGCCAAGCTGATCGCTGATCCCGACGACTTCATCGCCCAGCCGACGCTGGCGCTGTCGACAGCGCCGACGCTGGAAGGCGGCAACCTGTCGCCGCGCCACGTCGACCTTCGCCCCTTCGTCCTGTCCAGCCCCAAGGGTATTCGCGTCGCGCCCGGCGGTCTGACGCGGGTGGCGCTCAAGGCCGGCTCCCTGGTGGTCAATTCCAGTCAGGGCGGCGGAACCAAGGACACCTGGGTGCTGGATGACTAG
- a CDS encoding YerC/YecD family TrpR-related protein, with product MTAPITRKAVNKAADDRIALYDALLSLKTREEFDAFLSDLCTPSELRAFAERWAVARLLHEQGKSYREIAAEAGASPTTVVRVARFLKDMPHQGYSLVLDRLTKKKA from the coding sequence ATGACCGCCCCGATCACCCGCAAGGCCGTTAATAAAGCCGCCGACGACCGCATTGCGCTCTATGACGCCCTGCTGTCGCTGAAGACGCGCGAGGAGTTCGACGCCTTCCTGTCGGACCTGTGCACCCCTTCGGAACTGCGCGCCTTCGCTGAGCGCTGGGCCGTGGCGCGTCTGTTGCACGAGCAGGGCAAGTCCTATCGCGAGATCGCCGCCGAGGCGGGCGCCAGCCCGACCACCGTGGTGCGCGTCGCCCGGTTCCTGAAAGACATGCCGCATCAGGGCTACAGCCTGGTGCTGGATCGACTGACCAAGAAGAAAGCCTGA
- the hisG gene encoding ATP phosphoribosyltransferase — MSTVQGRLRIAVQKSGRLADRSLELIRDAGLKWVKGHNDLLYRVENYPIDLLRVRDDDIPTFVADGVCDLGIVGENVLEEDKNGGATAEVVMPLGFGRCTLKLAVPPTLAYEGPHSLQGLRIATSYPKILRRFLNDNGVQSDTVVMRGAVEVAPRLKLASAICDLVSTGATLEANGLIAKETVFESQAVLIKSPTGPEPELAHLLESIIERMAGVVSSQGAKYVMLNAPRSALDEITAILPGAGAPTVMPLMGRDDAVAVHAVCQEAVFWETLEKLKAAGASAILVLPIEKMM, encoded by the coding sequence ATGAGTACTGTCCAGGGGCGGCTGCGCATCGCCGTCCAGAAATCCGGCCGTCTGGCCGACCGCTCGCTCGAGCTGATCCGCGACGCGGGGTTGAAGTGGGTCAAGGGCCATAACGACCTGCTGTACCGGGTGGAGAACTATCCGATCGATCTGCTGCGCGTGCGCGATGACGACATTCCGACCTTCGTCGCCGACGGCGTCTGCGACCTGGGCATCGTCGGCGAGAATGTGCTGGAGGAGGACAAGAACGGCGGAGCGACGGCCGAGGTCGTCATGCCGCTGGGTTTCGGTCGCTGCACCCTGAAGCTCGCCGTGCCGCCGACCCTGGCCTATGAGGGCCCGCACTCGCTGCAAGGGCTGCGCATCGCCACCTCCTATCCCAAGATCCTGCGCCGGTTCCTGAACGACAATGGCGTGCAGTCCGACACGGTCGTCATGCGCGGCGCGGTCGAAGTCGCTCCCCGGCTGAAGCTGGCCTCGGCCATCTGCGACCTCGTCTCGACCGGCGCGACCCTGGAAGCCAACGGCCTGATCGCCAAGGAGACGGTGTTCGAGAGCCAGGCCGTCCTGATCAAGTCGCCGACAGGACCGGAGCCCGAACTCGCCCATCTGCTGGAATCGATCATCGAGCGGATGGCCGGCGTGGTGTCCTCTCAGGGCGCCAAATACGTCATGCTGAACGCGCCGCGCTCGGCGCTGGACGAGATCACCGCCATCCTGCCCGGCGCCGGCGCCCCGACCGTCATGCCCCTGATGGGCCGAGACGACGCGGTCGCCGTCCACGCCGTGTGTCAGGAAGCCGTCTTCTGGGAAACGCTGGAGAAGCTGAAGGCCGCAGGCGCCTCGGCCATCCTCGTCCTCCCCATCGAGAAAATGATGTGA
- the hisD gene encoding histidinol dehydrogenase: protein MKRLDWASLDAVGRKAALARPTQRTEGRVVDVVREIFEDVRARGGQAVTDWSLKLDKAAPRRIAITPDSVNEARNALAPADTRSLRIAAENVRVFHQMTKPADTPFVETTPGVKSRLVWRPIGAAGLYVPGGSAPLFSSLLMLAIPAGVAGVRERVAVTPPAKNGGVHPAMILAASEARLDALWLIGGAQAIAALTFGVELEDGVIPACDKLFGPGNAYVAEAKRYASSLPGGPSQDMPAGPSELLVIADGSADPEIAAADLLSQAEHDADAQVILVSDSTATINAILEEVEAQLETLPRAEIARASLAEARIVKVRDMEAACEVANLYGPEHLAIQTEDADELVEQIACAGAVFVGRWAAETLGDYAAGPSHVLPTDGGARTLGGITTSSFMTTMSVQTVTEAGAAVLGPVAARLARLEGLEAHARAADLRSPE from the coding sequence ATGAAGAGGCTCGATTGGGCATCGCTGGACGCGGTGGGTCGCAAGGCCGCGCTCGCCCGCCCGACGCAGCGCACCGAGGGCCGCGTCGTCGATGTGGTGCGCGAAATCTTCGAGGACGTGCGCGCCCGGGGCGGTCAGGCGGTCACCGACTGGAGCCTGAAGCTCGACAAGGCCGCGCCGCGCCGCATTGCCATTACGCCGGACTCCGTCAACGAGGCGCGCAATGCGCTGGCGCCCGCCGACACCCGGTCGCTGCGCATCGCCGCCGAGAACGTGCGCGTCTTCCACCAGATGACGAAACCCGCCGACACGCCCTTCGTCGAAACCACGCCGGGCGTGAAGTCGCGTCTGGTCTGGCGGCCCATCGGGGCGGCGGGCCTCTATGTGCCCGGCGGGTCGGCGCCCCTCTTCTCGTCCCTGCTGATGCTGGCCATTCCGGCGGGCGTGGCGGGGGTGCGGGAGCGGGTCGCCGTCACCCCTCCGGCCAAGAACGGCGGGGTTCACCCGGCCATGATCCTGGCCGCGTCCGAGGCCAGGCTCGACGCCCTGTGGCTGATCGGCGGAGCCCAGGCGATCGCCGCCCTGACCTTCGGGGTCGAGCTTGAGGACGGGGTCATCCCGGCCTGCGACAAGCTGTTTGGTCCTGGCAACGCCTATGTCGCCGAGGCCAAGCGCTATGCCTCTTCCCTGCCCGGCGGCCCGTCGCAGGACATGCCGGCCGGACCTTCGGAACTGCTGGTCATCGCCGACGGCTCGGCCGATCCGGAGATCGCCGCCGCCGACCTGTTGAGCCAGGCCGAGCACGATGCGGATGCGCAGGTGATCCTCGTCTCGGATTCGACCGCAACGATCAACGCCATCCTCGAAGAGGTCGAGGCCCAGCTTGAGACCCTGCCCCGCGCCGAGATCGCCCGCGCCTCCCTCGCCGAGGCCCGGATCGTCAAGGTGCGCGACATGGAGGCGGCCTGCGAGGTCGCCAACCTCTATGGCCCCGAACACCTCGCCATCCAGACCGAGGACGCGGACGAACTGGTCGAACAGATCGCGTGCGCCGGCGCCGTCTTTGTAGGCCGCTGGGCCGCAGAGACGCTCGGCGACTATGCCGCCGGGCCGTCGCACGTCCTGCCGACCGACGGCGGGGCGCGGACGCTCGGCGGGATCACCACCTCGAGCTTCATGACCACCATGTCAGTCCAGACGGTGACCGAGGCCGGGGCCGCCGTCCTCGGCCCCGTCGCCGCCCGTCTGGCGCGGCTGGAAGGGCTGGAGGCCCACGCGCGGGCCGCCGATCTGCGGAGCCCGGAATGA
- the hisB gene encoding imidazoleglycerol-phosphate dehydratase HisB: protein MTLPAPYAPLVSGGEGLDRYPADPSALAARMAQIYGAPVEQVLPVRGLTHGLELVWRLAAREGKSVQSPDAQPYTGLAAIYPGAGEAAAIVIRALGSPEAVAEMAERVAPALLVVDEGLIEFADGASAVTVVDDHANLVVLRSLSLAYGLAGARVGAAVAQPQTLARLTSVLEPYALPEPLVRLAQQALDPSRMIETAERIASVKLERARVAREVERLMTVESGVGPILMARPADPEATLAELAKYGVAADRSGDRLRLPISIKPEVNDRLLLALGLNVPRTRPHRTGQAVRDTKETRIVCAVDLDTTGPIAIHTGVGFFDHMLEQVAAHGGFSLRLSCEGDLHTDPHHTIEDSAIALGQALKQALGERRGIARYGFVLAMDEAEAHVAIDLSGRPYPLFEGTFATPFIGEYRTDLTAHVFRSLAEAMGAAVHIKVTGDDDHHKTEAVYKGFGRALRQAIRIEGDAVPSTKGVL, encoded by the coding sequence ATGACCCTGCCCGCCCCCTATGCCCCGCTGGTCTCCGGCGGCGAAGGCCTCGACCGCTACCCGGCCGATCCGTCGGCTCTCGCCGCCCGCATGGCCCAGATCTATGGCGCGCCAGTCGAGCAGGTGCTGCCGGTGCGCGGGCTGACCCATGGGCTGGAGCTGGTCTGGCGTCTCGCCGCGCGCGAGGGCAAGTCCGTTCAGTCGCCCGACGCCCAGCCCTATACCGGTCTTGCCGCCATCTATCCCGGAGCCGGGGAAGCTGCGGCCATCGTCATCCGCGCCCTTGGCTCGCCCGAGGCGGTCGCCGAGATGGCCGAACGCGTCGCCCCCGCCCTGCTGGTCGTGGATGAGGGCCTGATCGAGTTCGCCGACGGCGCCTCGGCCGTGACCGTCGTCGACGACCACGCCAATCTGGTGGTCCTGCGGAGCCTGTCGCTGGCCTATGGTTTGGCCGGCGCCCGCGTCGGGGCGGCGGTCGCACAGCCGCAGACCCTGGCGCGTCTGACATCGGTGCTGGAGCCCTACGCCCTGCCCGAACCCCTGGTCCGGCTGGCGCAGCAGGCGCTGGATCCGTCGCGGATGATCGAGACCGCCGAACGCATCGCCTCGGTCAAGCTGGAGCGCGCCCGCGTCGCCCGCGAGGTCGAGCGGCTGATGACGGTCGAGAGCGGCGTCGGCCCCATCCTGATGGCCCGGCCCGCCGATCCCGAGGCGACCCTGGCCGAGTTGGCGAAGTATGGTGTCGCCGCCGACCGCTCCGGCGACCGGCTGCGTCTGCCGATCTCGATCAAGCCCGAGGTCAACGACCGGCTGCTGCTGGCGCTGGGGCTCAATGTCCCGCGCACCCGGCCGCACCGCACCGGACAGGCCGTGCGCGACACCAAGGAGACGCGCATCGTTTGCGCCGTCGACCTCGACACTACCGGGCCGATCGCGATCCACACCGGCGTCGGCTTCTTCGACCACATGCTGGAACAGGTCGCGGCCCACGGCGGCTTCTCCCTGCGCCTGTCGTGCGAGGGCGACCTGCACACCGATCCGCACCACACCATCGAGGACAGCGCCATCGCCCTCGGTCAGGCCCTGAAACAGGCGCTGGGCGAGCGGCGCGGCATCGCCCGCTACGGCTTCGTCCTGGCCATGGACGAGGCCGAGGCCCATGTCGCCATCGACCTGTCGGGCCGACCCTATCCGCTGTTCGAAGGGACCTTCGCAACCCCCTTCATCGGCGAATACCGCACCGACCTGACGGCCCACGTTTTCCGCTCGCTGGCGGAAGCCATGGGCGCCGCCGTCCACATCAAGGTCACGGGCGACGACGACCACCACAAGACCGAGGCCGTCTACAAGGGCTTCGGCCGCGCCCTGCGTCAGGCCATCCGTATCGAAGGCGACGCGGTGCCCAGCACCAAGGGTGTTCTTTGA
- the hisH gene encoding imidazole glycerol phosphate synthase subunit HisH — protein MTVAIIGYGAGNTASVQFALERLGAEAVITDDPAVVAAAERVILPGVGAAGYAMERLAALGLIEPLRAFERPLLGVCLGQQLLFERSEEGGGVDLLGFIPGVVTKFDIDPELPVPHMGWTRLTTMKADPLIEGVAEGSYAYFVHSFVCPDGEATLARADYGTVVPAVVRKGNRWGCQFHPERSAEAGARILKNFLELPA, from the coding sequence TTGACCGTCGCCATTATCGGATACGGCGCCGGCAATACCGCCTCGGTCCAGTTCGCGCTGGAACGGCTGGGCGCGGAGGCCGTCATCACCGACGACCCGGCCGTGGTCGCGGCCGCCGAGCGGGTCATCCTGCCCGGCGTCGGGGCGGCGGGTTATGCGATGGAGCGGCTGGCGGCGCTCGGCCTGATCGAGCCTTTACGCGCGTTCGAACGCCCCTTGCTCGGCGTCTGCCTCGGCCAGCAGCTGCTGTTCGAACGCAGTGAAGAGGGCGGTGGAGTGGACCTGCTCGGCTTCATCCCGGGCGTGGTGACGAAGTTCGACATCGACCCCGAACTGCCCGTGCCGCACATGGGCTGGACCCGGCTGACCACCATGAAGGCCGATCCGCTGATCGAGGGCGTCGCCGAGGGGTCTTACGCCTATTTCGTGCACAGCTTCGTCTGTCCGGACGGCGAGGCGACCCTCGCCCGCGCCGACTACGGAACCGTCGTCCCCGCCGTGGTCCGCAAGGGCAATCGCTGGGGTTGCCAGTTCCACCCCGAGCGCTCGGCCGAGGCCGGCGCCCGCATCCTGAAGAATTTCCTCGAGTTGCCCGCATGA
- the hisA gene encoding 1-(5-phosphoribosyl)-5-[(5-phosphoribosylamino)methylideneamino]imidazole-4-carboxamide isomerase, with protein sequence MIVYPAIDLRAGTCVRLMHGRFDQVTEYDENPMRRLASFVRDGATWVHIVDLDGAQAGRAVQHTLIGELASSFDVAIQSGGGVRSDQDVIHLLRAGVSRIVVGSLAVTKPDEVAGWLERFGAEQLTLAFDVRIGEDGVPVPSLKGWTEAAGFDLWEALDRYPAGMLSHVLITDVGRDGALTGPNLDLLAEVRRRRPDLKVQASGGVSSLDDLTAAAAIGCDGAIVGRAIYEGRFTAAQAIAACQ encoded by the coding sequence ATGATCGTCTATCCCGCCATCGACCTCCGCGCCGGGACCTGCGTGCGGCTGATGCACGGCCGGTTCGATCAGGTCACCGAATATGACGAGAACCCGATGCGGCGCCTCGCCAGCTTCGTCCGCGACGGCGCGACCTGGGTCCATATCGTCGATCTGGACGGCGCCCAAGCCGGGCGCGCGGTGCAGCACACCCTGATCGGCGAACTGGCCTCCAGCTTCGACGTGGCCATCCAGTCCGGCGGCGGGGTGCGGTCCGATCAGGACGTCATCCACCTGCTGCGCGCGGGCGTGTCGCGCATCGTCGTCGGCTCTCTGGCGGTGACGAAACCCGATGAGGTCGCAGGCTGGCTGGAGCGGTTCGGGGCCGAACAGCTGACCCTGGCCTTCGATGTCCGCATCGGCGAGGACGGCGTGCCGGTGCCTTCGCTGAAGGGCTGGACCGAGGCGGCGGGCTTCGACCTGTGGGAAGCGCTGGACCGCTATCCTGCCGGAATGCTGAGCCATGTCCTGATCACCGACGTCGGCCGCGACGGCGCCCTGACCGGACCCAATCTCGACCTGCTGGCCGAGGTCCGCCGCCGTCGTCCGGACCTGAAGGTTCAGGCCTCGGGCGGGGTGTCGTCGCTGGACGACCTGACCGCCGCCGCCGCCATCGGCTGCGACGGCGCCATCGTCGGCCGCGCCATCTACGAAGGCCGGTTCACGGCCGCGCAAGCCATCGCGGCCTGCCAGTGA
- the hisF gene encoding imidazole glycerol phosphate synthase subunit HisF has translation MTARRIIPCLDVKDGRVVKGVRFEGHVDMGDAAELAARYRDEGADELVFYDITASPEGRTLDYAWVKSIARLLDIPFCVAGGIRSVDQAAACLDHGADKVSINSPALERPELIAEMAERLGSQCVVVGVDSRSENGEYVVHKYTGDPDSRRPAGKRTLDWLKEAQSLGAGEIVLNCIDQDGVRKGYDVAQLAEARALLTIPLIASGGAGAVSHFLDVFEQANVSGALAASVFHTGAIAIPDLKASLAASGVEVRQ, from the coding sequence GTGACGGCGCGCCGGATCATCCCCTGTCTGGACGTCAAGGACGGCCGGGTCGTGAAGGGCGTGCGCTTCGAGGGCCATGTCGACATGGGCGACGCCGCCGAACTGGCCGCGCGCTATCGCGACGAAGGCGCCGACGAACTGGTCTTCTACGACATCACCGCCAGCCCCGAGGGCCGGACCCTGGACTATGCCTGGGTCAAGTCGATCGCCCGACTGCTGGACATCCCCTTCTGCGTCGCGGGCGGCATCCGCAGCGTCGATCAGGCCGCCGCCTGTCTGGACCACGGCGCCGACAAGGTCTCGATCAACTCCCCGGCGCTGGAGCGCCCCGAGCTGATCGCCGAGATGGCCGAGCGTCTGGGCAGCCAGTGCGTGGTCGTCGGCGTCGACAGCCGCAGTGAGAACGGCGAGTACGTCGTCCACAAATACACCGGCGATCCCGACAGCCGCCGGCCGGCCGGCAAGCGGACCCTGGACTGGCTGAAGGAGGCGCAGAGCCTCGGCGCCGGTGAGATCGTGCTCAACTGCATCGACCAGGACGGGGTGCGGAAAGGCTATGACGTGGCCCAGCTGGCCGAGGCGCGCGCCCTTTTGACCATCCCCCTGATCGCCTCGGGCGGCGCCGGCGCCGTATCGCACTTCCTCGACGTGTTCGAGCAGGCCAATGTCTCGGGCGCACTGGCCGCCAGCGTCTTCCACACCGGCGCCATCGCCATCCCCGACCTGAAGGCCTCGCTGGCGGCGTCCGGCGTGGAGGTGAGACAATGA
- the hisIE gene encoding bifunctional phosphoribosyl-AMP cyclohydrolase/phosphoribosyl-ATP diphosphatase HisIE yields MIDPDTLDFAKGDGLIPAIVQDADTLQVLTLAYMDRAALEETIESGEATFFSRSRGGRWRKGETSGNRQTVVSITPDCDGDALVVAVRPMGPACHLGTTSCFGDADAPGLGRIAALERTIAERASQDPSVSYTARMMAEGPKRLAQKVGEEGVETALAGAAGPDTELASEAADLVYHLLVLLRSRQLVFQDVLDVLAQRAQPAKDAS; encoded by the coding sequence ATGATCGATCCCGATACTCTGGACTTCGCAAAAGGCGACGGCCTGATCCCGGCTATCGTCCAGGACGCCGATACGCTTCAGGTGCTGACCCTGGCCTATATGGACCGCGCCGCGCTGGAGGAGACGATCGAGAGCGGCGAGGCGACCTTCTTCTCGCGCTCGCGTGGCGGACGGTGGCGGAAGGGCGAGACCTCGGGCAACCGTCAGACCGTCGTCTCGATCACCCCCGACTGCGACGGCGACGCGCTGGTGGTCGCCGTGCGGCCGATGGGCCCGGCCTGCCATCTCGGCACGACCAGCTGTTTCGGCGACGCCGACGCCCCGGGTCTCGGCCGGATCGCGGCGCTGGAACGCACCATCGCCGAGCGCGCCTCGCAGGATCCGTCGGTCAGCTACACCGCCCGGATGATGGCCGAAGGGCCCAAGCGTCTGGCCCAGAAGGTGGGCGAGGAAGGCGTCGAGACGGCTCTGGCCGGCGCCGCCGGACCGGATACGGAACTCGCAAGCGAGGCTGCGGATTTGGTCTATCATCTGCTGGTCCTGTTACGGTCGCGTCAATTGGTGTTTCAGGACGTCTTGGACGTGTTGGCTCAGCGGGCCCAACCGGCCAAAGACGCGTCGTAA
- the zwf gene encoding glucose-6-phosphate dehydrogenase: MAALVLFGGGGDLAMRMLLPSLYFLDHDGLLPDDLKIIGAARSEESAAEYIAKVRETCEAKAKADNVWDEAVWKRMEARLDYLAVDATSAESLKPLKDKVGQGSVTSFLAVSPSLYAKIVTAMRAAGLAEVDDRVVLEKPVGRDLKTFLEIDDAVADAFSENQVFRIDHYLGKETVQNLIALRFGNTVFEPLWNAQNIDHVQITVGETVGVGDRWPYYDEYGALRDMLQNHMLQLLCLVAMEPPSDLDPESVRNEKVKVLRSLRPITHDEAERVTVRGQYVGGLVDGKLVKGYDEERGQDSDTETFVAIRADIDNWRWAGVPFFMRTGKRLPEKRTEIVIQFKPLPHSIFDYEDGEPQANKMIIELQPEEDISLTVMNKKAGLDSRMQLQPIKMSLSWGFRDKHDTPPRRRIAYERLLLDALKGDSTLFVRRDEAEQAWKWVDEVSEAWVDGDVKPQEYVAGTWGPDGSDMLMARTGRDWNTTDA; the protein is encoded by the coding sequence ATGGCGGCATTGGTGCTGTTCGGCGGCGGCGGCGATCTCGCCATGCGGATGCTGCTGCCCTCGCTCTATTTCCTCGACCACGACGGCCTGCTGCCTGACGATCTGAAGATCATCGGCGCCGCCCGGTCGGAGGAGAGCGCCGCCGAATACATCGCCAAGGTGCGCGAGACCTGCGAGGCCAAGGCCAAAGCCGACAACGTCTGGGACGAGGCCGTCTGGAAACGGATGGAGGCCCGGCTCGACTATCTCGCCGTCGACGCGACCAGCGCTGAAAGCCTGAAGCCGCTCAAGGACAAGGTCGGTCAGGGGTCGGTGACCTCCTTCCTCGCCGTCTCGCCGTCCCTCTATGCGAAGATCGTCACGGCCATGCGCGCCGCGGGCCTCGCCGAGGTAGACGACCGTGTGGTTCTGGAAAAGCCGGTCGGCCGCGACCTGAAGACCTTCCTGGAAATCGACGACGCCGTCGCCGACGCCTTCTCGGAGAACCAGGTCTTCCGCATCGACCACTACCTCGGCAAGGAGACGGTCCAGAACCTGATCGCCCTGCGCTTCGGCAACACCGTGTTCGAGCCGCTGTGGAACGCCCAGAACATCGATCACGTCCAGATCACCGTCGGCGAGACCGTCGGCGTCGGCGACCGCTGGCCGTACTACGACGAGTACGGCGCCCTTCGGGACATGCTGCAGAACCATATGCTGCAGCTTCTGTGCCTGGTGGCCATGGAGCCGCCGTCGGACCTCGATCCGGAGTCGGTGCGCAACGAGAAGGTCAAGGTGCTGCGGTCCTTGCGGCCTATCACCCACGATGAGGCCGAGCGGGTCACCGTGCGCGGCCAGTACGTCGGCGGGCTCGTCGATGGCAAACTGGTCAAGGGCTATGACGAGGAGCGCGGCCAGGATTCGGACACCGAGACCTTCGTCGCCATCCGCGCGGACATCGACAACTGGCGCTGGGCGGGCGTGCCCTTCTTCATGCGCACCGGCAAGCGGCTGCCCGAGAAGCGCACCGAGATCGTCATCCAATTCAAGCCCCTGCCCCACTCCATCTTCGACTATGAGGACGGCGAGCCGCAGGCCAACAAGATGATCATCGAGCTGCAGCCCGAGGAAGACATCTCCCTGACGGTGATGAACAAGAAGGCAGGTCTCGACAGCCGAATGCAGCTGCAGCCGATCAAGATGAGCCTGAGCTGGGGCTTCCGCGACAAGCACGACACGCCGCCACGCCGCCGAATCGCCTATGAGCGATTGCTGCTGGATGCGCTGAAGGGCGACTCGACCCTGTTCGTGCGCCGCGACGAGGCCGAGCAGGCGTGGAAATGGGTCGATGAGGTCTCCGAAGCCTGGGTCGACGGCGATGTGAAGCCGCAGGAATATGTCGCCGGGACCTGGGGTCCGGACGGCTCGGACATGCTGATGGCCCGCACCGGCCGCGACTGGAACACCACCGATGCTTGA
- the pgl gene encoding 6-phosphogluconolactonase, translating into MLEAFPTLDSWAATIAGRLEETLGEAVLANGRAAFAGPGGSTPSPVYARMAQADIDWSKIAVTLVDERYVPESSPESNARLIRDVLLQDKAAAATFIPLYTPEVTVDRAAAVAAHALFDATGGKDGRFDAVLLGMGEDGHICSMFPNSPTLKTLLSPAIKPTVLGVPHGRDGSAPTLERISINLPWLMKAERVILGLKGAAKREVFEMEAEGDPAIQPIAALIANKVPLEVVWTEAS; encoded by the coding sequence ATGCTTGAGGCCTTCCCCACGCTCGACAGCTGGGCCGCGACAATCGCGGGCCGGCTCGAGGAAACCCTAGGCGAGGCGGTTCTCGCCAACGGCCGCGCGGCCTTCGCGGGTCCTGGAGGTTCGACGCCGTCACCGGTCTACGCGCGGATGGCCCAGGCCGACATCGACTGGTCGAAGATCGCCGTGACCCTGGTGGACGAGCGCTATGTCCCGGAGAGTTCGCCGGAGTCGAACGCGCGGCTGATCCGTGACGTCCTGCTGCAGGACAAGGCCGCCGCCGCGACCTTCATCCCGCTGTACACGCCCGAGGTCACCGTCGACCGCGCCGCCGCCGTCGCCGCCCACGCCCTGTTCGACGCCACAGGCGGCAAGGACGGTCGCTTCGACGCCGTCCTTCTCGGCATGGGGGAGGATGGCCATATCTGCTCCATGTTCCCCAACAGTCCGACGTTGAAGACCTTGCTCAGCCCCGCCATCAAGCCGACCGTCCTCGGTGTGCCCCACGGCCGCGACGGCTCGGCCCCGACGCTTGAGCGGATTTCTATCAACCTGCCCTGGCTGATGAAGGCCGAGCGGGTCATCCTGGGCCTCAAGGGCGCGGCCAAGCGCGAGGTCTTCGAAATGGAGGCCGAAGGCGATCCGGCCATCCAGCCCATCGCCGCCCTGATCGCCAACAAGGTCCCGCTCGAAGTGGTGTGGACGGAAGCCAGCTGA